From Zea mays cultivar B73 chromosome 3, Zm-B73-REFERENCE-NAM-5.0, whole genome shotgun sequence:
TAAATTGGTCAAAATCAACCTTTTAACTCTTTAGTTATATAGTCCATGAAATATGAATTGTTTTAAATAAATGGTCCATCTGTTCCAACTGAATTACCTACAATTGAAGCTGCGAAGGAACCTTATACTGGATTGTCGATACCGTTCGTGTGTATATAATACGTATGCTGAAAAGGATAATGCTGGAGTGTTCGGGGAACCTTGGACTACCGCCCTAGCTAGCATGGACGCCGGATGGAGACTGCCGCGTTCTTCCGTGAAATACAGCGGCGTGCGCGGGCCGAGCACGAGAAAACATCGATACCCGGACGGCAGAAACGCATCATGAGCTGCTCCTGCGGATAAGCTCGAAAACCATTTCTTCCATGGTCCTTTCCGCCCTAATTTATTGCCTTCCAGCGTACCCCACGTCCCcaccccacccccacccccacgctGGCATGCGCGCTCGCCCACCCCGCGGATTGCCGGACGCCGTTTCAAACCCGCGCCGCGTCCCAGGTCTACACGCCAGGCAACGCTCCTCCTGCCCACCTGGACTCGGGCGGGCATTCGGCTAATCGGCTCCGCGATCGAACAGAACCCCAGCATAGCCAGCGGAGCACTCTCTATATAGCACGCCTTTTCCTTATCGTCCTCGAGGCTAAACTCAAAACAAGAACCCGATAATCAACTTCAGTCTCGTCCCGTAGGAGGAATTTGAAAACCCAAACGTACACCTCTGATACTTCAGCTGGAGCTGCAATGGCAACGCCCGATTTGTCCCCGGTCTCGCCGGTGCGGCGGGACGACAAGCAGTGCGCGCCATCCTCCTCGTCGTGCACAATTCTGAGAGTGCAGGACGCGTCCGCGGCCGAGGCGTACGAGCAGTACCTGCGGCTGCCGGAACTGTCGAGCCTGTGGGAGGCCGGGTGCTTCCCGGAGTGGGCGAGCGAGGGCCTGGTGAAGCCGGCGCTGCAGGCGCTCGAGGTCACCTTCCGCCTGGCGTCCCTCGCGCTCTCCGACCCGCGCGGGTACGCCAGCCGCCGCGAGCTCGCGCGCCGGCTGGAGTCGCTCGCGGCGCGGGAGGTGGGGCTGGTGTCCGCGCTCTGCGAGGGCGACCGGAGCGCGCCGCTCGCCGAGCTGGGCGCCTCCGGTGGCGTGCTCCCGCGCGAGCGCAGCGCGTCCGAGGTGTGGCAGCTGcccgggagcgccgccgcggtcgTGTGCCAGGTCAGCGAGGCCAGCCTGCTCCCGCGCCTCGCCGCGTGGGACAAGTCCGAGACGCTCGCGGCCAAGATCATGTACGCCATCGAGAGCCAGATGCAGGGCTGCGCCTTCACGCTCGGACTCGGCGAGCCCAACCTCGCCGGCAAGCCCGTGCTCGAGTACGACCGCGTCGTGCGCCCGCACGAGCTGCACGCGCTCAAGCCCAAGCCAGCGCCGGAGCCCAAGTCTGGGTACCTCAACAGGGAGAACGAGACGCTGTTCACCATGTACCAGATACTCGAATCGTGGCTGCGCGCCGCGTCGCAACTCCTCGCCCGCCTCAACGAACGGATCGAAGCCAAGAACTGGGAAGCGGCGGCTGCCGACTGCTGGATCCTGGAGCGCGTGTGGAAGCTGCTCGCCGACGTCGAGGACCTCCACCTGCTGATGGACCCGGACGACTTCCTGCGGCTCAAGGGCCAGCTCGCTGTACGAGCGGCTCCATGGTCTGACGCGTCGTTCTGTTTCCGGTCCAGGGCGCTCCTGCACGTCGCTAACACCACTAGGGACCTCAAGAAGCGTGTGCCCTGGGTGCTCGGTGTCGAGGTGGACCCCAACGGCGGCCCGCGGGTGCAGGAGGCAGCCATGATGCTGTACCACAGCCGTAGGCGCGGCGAGGGCGAGGAGGCGGGCAAGGTGGAGCTGCTCCAGGCCTTCCAAGCAGTGGAGGTGGCCGTGAGAGGATTCTTCTTCGCGTACCGGCAGCTCGTGGCGGCGGTGATGGGCACGGCGGAGGCGTTGGGCAACCGGGCGCTGTTCGTGCCGGCGGAGGGGATGGATCCATTGGCCCAGATGTTCCTCGAGCCACCCTACTACCCCAGCCTGGATGCCGCCAAGACGTTCCTAGCGGATTACTGGGTTCAGCAGATGGCGGGGGCCTCTGCTCCGTCAATACAAAGCTGAAACGGCGAAATGGCGCGGCTGGATAGCGACCGAATCGCGCAGTTTTGCAGCCTGAAGATACTATGTATGCATGCATCGTAATTTCGCTGTGGCCTTGTGGTGATAGAGTGATTCATTTCTATAGCGATCCTGTACTAGTGTAGTACATGTAGCACTAAATTGTCTTATTATCGTTGTGCTTGTGCACTGCGTTGTGTTGTGTTCTACATAGAGATTGATTCAGTTAGATGCCATTTGTCACTCTAGGCAAGTGTTTCAATTGGGCACCGTGTATATATAGAACTTTTGTAAACACTGGTAGATGGATTCATCAATTACAGAATGTTGATGTTGACACCGGATGATGCCTTGATTGGCGAGAGGAAGAAGAACTGAGAATAGGAGGAATTGGACGACGGATAATCGGTGTTTATTTTCTTAATAGTTCACGGCGACAGACCATCAGCTGTGTTTATAGCGCTAGAACATTACACGGCCCAAGTTGGCCCAGTAAACTTCGTATTCAACTTTTTTTCGTGCCTCGGCCTGTTACGCGGACCGCCGTCTTCTGTATCCGTAGCTTCAGACTCTCCGCTCTTTTCTGATGGAACGAGCACATCTTCAGGCCCCTTTGCCTGTGTCACCGGGAAAAAAATTTGATACAGCCCGGCTGCAAACCAGCCCCTCACAAAAAAGAGGATATACCCTACATGTAGATCCACCAGGTAACGTTTTAGTTATGTTATTGCTGCTGCGGGTATGGCCTATGTTCCTTTTTTTGACTTGTGAGAGAGCTGCAAACATTCTGTTTTGTAATCGGGCTGTAGCAAAAAAAAATCCGTATCACCACCGTCGCTCTTCTGCAGTCTTCCCTCGTCGACACCTGCATCATCTCAAATCTACTGGCCATATCGTTAGAGCAGAACAGATCTAGACTAATTCAATAAAATTAATTCATAAAAAAAATCGACAACATATCTAGCTATAGGAGTGTTATTGCAAAAAAAAAAGAAACATACAAATTTACTTATAATGTTTTATACGAGTGATGGCGAGGAACACGAGCGGATGTGCGCGAGCACTTTTCAAAAATCTAATTCGCTGGCACCCGTGCATATCATCAAATCGCTGACGTTGGTTTGGAGACACTGCTCTCCCTTGATCTGTTGCACGACAGACAGACGAAGGGACGTCGGAGCAGAGAAGTGGCAGTGCAGAGAGTTGAAAAGGCGAGGATGAGAGGTGTGCGCATAACTCCCTCGTGCACTAGACGTCTCATATATATAGTGAGGGTCGCATCAACCTCTCAAATTCGATCTGTTCGATTATTCCCATTTTATATAGATTGGAGTGGATTGAGAGGAATTGAGATGCATACACTAATCAGTCCAACCCAAAAACTTAAGATAATTGAGAGAGTTGGTCAATCCACTTATTCTAATACCCCTTGTTAAGATATATGTGTGGATATCTCTTACAGGAGTTGCACGAACTCTAGAATCTTCTCATTAATCATAtagagtatttattattattgtgCATGCATGCTTATGTCCTATACACAGTACTATATAAGTGAGTGGCGTCGTGATCCATAAGGGCATAAGGCTCGGACTAAGCATTACGACTAATATTATATAGAGCCAATTATCAAT
This genomic window contains:
- the LOC100284742 gene encoding nematode-resistance protein, which gives rise to MATPDLSPVSPVRRDDKQCAPSSSSCTILRVQDASAAEAYEQYLRLPELSSLWEAGCFPEWASEGLVKPALQALEVTFRLASLALSDPRGYASRRELARRLESLAAREVGLVSALCEGDRSAPLAELGASGGVLPRERSASEVWQLPGSAAAVVCQVSEASLLPRLAAWDKSETLAAKIMYAIESQMQGCAFTLGLGEPNLAGKPVLEYDRVVRPHELHALKPKPAPEPKSGYLNRENETLFTMYQILESWLRAASQLLARLNERIEAKNWEAAAADCWILERVWKLLADVEDLHLLMDPDDFLRLKGQLAVRAAPWSDASFCFRSRALLHVANTTRDLKKRVPWVLGVEVDPNGGPRVQEAAMMLYHSRRRGEGEEAGKVELLQAFQAVEVAVRGFFFAYRQLVAAVMGTAEALGNRALFVPAEGMDPLAQMFLEPPYYPSLDAAKTFLADYWVQQMAGASAPSIQS